Part of the Betaproteobacteria bacterium genome, GAATTCCGGAAATAAAACGCACCGAAGTCGAGCCAGGATCCGCGCGGCGCCCATTCCAGGCCAGTGGCCCAGGGTGCGTCGTTGTGGTCGGCGTTGTCGTAATAGTGATAGACGTACGGCCCGAATACGAACGTCAGCCGGTCATTGGAAGCAGGCTCTTCCGCCGCGGAAGCGGCTGTGTAAAACAGGAAGATCGCGCCTATGAGTCTTGAGAGCATGCGTAGAGTCTCTTTAGGGTTTGATTGTCGATACCATGTGGATTGCCCAGCTCGCGCCGTGCAACCAGCGGACGGCATTGGATATCTCGCGACGCCGGATGACGGCGAGCATGCGTTTGATAAAGGCGCTGGGCGGGGATTGGACTGTCGCTGACCTGCCAGCGGGCGATGCGAAGCAGGCCGCGACTCGCTGAAAGGTACGAGGGCCGAGGTTCGAGGGCCGAGTAAAAGCGCATTTACTCAGTCCTCAGCACTCAGTCCTGACTTCGTCAGAATTTTCTCTCGGCCCTCGAACCTCGGCCCTCGTACCTGTCACTCATTCAGAGTGACAGGTTTCCCTGTAGATCGAATTCTTCGGGAAGGCGAATACCCGGCGCAACATCGGTTCGAAGAACTCCAGCGGCGCGTATTCCATCGCCGCATCAAAAGCGGGATTGTCGTAGATCTCGCAAAAGCGGGCGGTGCGTTCGAAATGCGGATGCCCGCGAAACTGCTCGCGCATGTTCGTATCCATGCCGATATGCTCGAAGAAAAAGTAGCCCTGGAAAATGCCGTGCTTCTCGACCATCCAGTGATTGGCTTCCGACACGAACGGTTTCAGGATGGCTGCCGACACATCGGGATGATTCCATGAGCCCAGCGTATCGCCGATGTCGTGCAGCAGCGCGCATACGACATATTCCTCGTCTTCTCCGCCTTTGTGCGCGAGTGTTGCCGTCAGCAGGGAATGTTGCAGCCGGTCGACGGCGAAGCCGCCGGTATCGCCGCCCAGCAATTTCAGATGTCCGATGACACGATTGGACAGTCCGGCGGCGAAGGGTTGATGGCGCGCAACGATGATGTCCCAGTCCGCCTTGGTGCTTTCCTTCATGGATTTGAAGCCGGCACGCTGTTCCATCATGTCGCCCATTGCATCCTCCGAGATTCGTTGTGATTCGCCGTTACGCCGGATTATTATAACGCCGCTGAAGTTGCCATGCGGCAAGCCCCGGCCGCCTGGTCCAACGGCATGCTCCAATGCAGACTCAGCGAGCTACCCGGCCCGCGTCGTGCAGGAATTGGCAAGACACTGATCGCAAAAATAAAAAGGACGCCCGAAGGCGTCCCTTTTACTTTCCCCGCTCGGCTTAGCCGCGGCCGAGCTTTTCGATGCAGGCTTTTTCGGTCATGGCTTCGAAGCCCTTGCCCTTGCAGGCATTCTTGCCTTTGCAGCCATTCATCGAGCTCTTGCACTCGCTCTGGCCCTTGCAGGCGTTGGCGCCGTAACACTTGATTTTCACATCCTCGGCGTTCGCGGTGCTGATGACGGCAGATGTGGCGAACAGCGCGGCGGCGGTGGTTGCGAGTGCTGCACTGACCATTTTGCGATTGACGTTCATTTAGGCGTACTCCTCTATCGTGGTTTCCTAGGGTGCCGGGGCGGCGGGTTGATCCAGGCCGTTCCGGACGTTCTTACGCAACGCACCCGGCGCTGCGTGAGCGGGGCCCCCTGACCTCGATGGGCAGGAGGGCACGCTCGGTTGGATTTACGTCCGCGCCGGGCGGCTGGATTCAACTGAGATGCAACTTGGTGGAGTCGCCGCCGGCACAGCTTGACTCCCCGGCGACCGGCAGGCAAGTTACGCGGCGGATTTCCTTAAGGGGGCAATGTGTCGCTAATCAGCAAGCTGAAGGGCCAGATGTCGCTGCCGGTCATCGGTGCGCCCATGTTCATCGTCGGCGTCCCGGCGCTGGTCATCGAGCAATGCATCAACGGCGTCATCGGCTCCTTTCCGGCGTTGAACGCGCGCCCCGCCGAACTGCTGGATTCCTGGCTGGAGCAGATCGAGGGTGCGCTCGACGCCCATCGAAAAGCGCAGCCCGGGGCCAGAATCGCCCCGTATGCCGTCAACCAGATCATCCATCACTCGAACGACCGGCTGGACCGCGATCTCGACGCCTGCATCCGTCATCGGGTCCCGATGATCATCACCAGCCTGCGTGCGCCGGACGATGTCGTGAAGAAGGTGCACGAATATGGCGGCGTCGTATTCCACGACGTGATCAGCATCCGGCATGCGCAAAAGGCGTTGGCCGCCGGCGTGGACGGATTGATCCTGGTCTGCGCCGGCGCCGGGGGCCACGCCGGTGCGCTCAGTCCCTTCGCTCTATTGCGCGAAGTGCGCCGATTCTTCTCCGGGCCGATCGCGTTGTCCGGTTCGATCACCGACGGCTCCGGCATTCTCGCGGCCGAAGCCATGGGCGCGGACTTCGCTTACATGGGAACGCGCTTCATCGCCACGCGGGAAGCCAATGCCGTGGAAGTCTACAAGCAGATGATCGTCGACAGCAGCGCGGCCGATGTGGTGTACACGCCGTTCTTCACCGGTGTGCACGGCAACTACCTCAAGCCCAGCATCGCGCGCGCAGGCCTCGATCCGGACAACCTCGCACCCGCCGACAAGACCTCCATGGATTTCGGTTCCGGACGAACCAAGGCCTGGAAGGATATCTGGGGCGTGGGGCAGGGTATCGGCAACATCGACGACCTGCCATCGGTGCGCGACCTGATCGCGCGCTTGCGCGAGGAATACGAAGCCGCACGCCGTCGTTTACAAATCGCCCCGACCGGGGCGACCGTCTAGCAAAGTCAACACCCAACGCAGAGGCGCAGAGGACGCAAAGGACGCAGAGGAAAACGAAAGACAGGGGAGGGTGACGGTAGCTAATGTTACCACGACAGGTACTGCAACGATCGCAACCACTTTGCTCTTATCCCCTCGTGCATTTCTCTGCGCCCTCCGCGTTCTCTGCGTCTCTGCGTTGGGTGTAATCCTTAGGGTACTAGGCGATATCGGCAATGCGATCCGCCATGAGGCCGGCATGCTCGCGTTGTTTGTGAAAACGGATCCCGGGGAAACGATCTTCGACCACTTTCATTTCGAACGTCGTGTTGGTCAGCACGGCCAGTGCGTCGGCGGCGTCCCGCGCCAGGCGCCCTGCATTGCCTTC contains:
- a CDS encoding HD domain-containing protein, with translation MEQRAGFKSMKESTKADWDIIVARHQPFAAGLSNRVIGHLKLLGGDTGGFAVDRLQHSLLTATLAHKGGEDEEYVVCALLHDIGDTLGSWNHPDVSAAILKPFVSEANHWMVEKHGIFQGYFFFEHIGMDTNMREQFRGHPHFERTARFCEIYDNPAFDAAMEYAPLEFFEPMLRRVFAFPKNSIYRETCHSE
- a CDS encoding nitronate monooxygenase; this encodes MSLPVIGAPMFIVGVPALVIEQCINGVIGSFPALNARPAELLDSWLEQIEGALDAHRKAQPGARIAPYAVNQIIHHSNDRLDRDLDACIRHRVPMIITSLRAPDDVVKKVHEYGGVVFHDVISIRHAQKALAAGVDGLILVCAGAGGHAGALSPFALLREVRRFFSGPIALSGSITDGSGILAAEAMGADFAYMGTRFIATREANAVEVYKQMIVDSSAADVVYTPFFTGVHGNYLKPSIARAGLDPDNLAPADKTSMDFGSGRTKAWKDIWGVGQGIGNIDDLPSVRDLIARLREEYEAARRRLQIAPTGATV